From Pseudomonas fluorescens:
ATGGTGTCGCTATCGTAGATACGTGGGTGGTGGAAATCGATATCCGCCGGGCGATACGGGCGCGAGCCGGTGGCAATGATGATGTGCTTGGCCACCAGTTTCTCGACCACGCCATTGGCGCAGACCACTTCGACGGTTTGCTCGTCGGCGAAGCTGCCGGTACCGAAGAACAGGTCGACGCGGTTACGGGCGTAGTAGCCGGTACGCGAGGCGACTTGCTTGGAGATGACTTTTTCAGCGCTTTTCAACACATCCGGGAACGAGAACCAGCGCGGCTCGCCAATGGCCCGGAACATCGGGTTGGTGTTGAACTGCATGATCTGGCGAACGGAGTGACGCAACGCCTTGGACGGGATGGTACCCAGGTGGGTGCAGTTACCGCCGACCTGGCGACGGCTATCGACCATCGCCACCTTGCGCCCTGCCTTCGCGGCGTTCATCGCCGCACCTTCTCCAGCCGGGCCGGAACCCAGTACCACCACGTCGTAGTTGTAGACAGCCATGCGTACTCCTCAGAACAGGCCAGGCGTACGGTTGGACGCCTGGCTAAATCATGCCGCGGCCAGCGGTCATGAAGGACAATTTGGCTCAAGTGTGTGAACCGGGGCACAGTCTATATAAGGCTCAACGCCGCGCACATTAACCCTTGGTCGCGTCGTAGGCCAGTTTTGCCTTTACTACACAGCACTCGTTACGGTTTCACCGCCGTCAACTGCTCGAATGCGCTGTTACTGCGTGTGACGAAGCCATCCCCCTCGCGCATCACAAAAAATGCTGCCACCTGGTGCTGCTCGGCGTAGTCCCAGCCTTGCTGCGGCCCGAGGATCAGCAGCAGCGTGGACAGCCCGTCGGCCATCAGCGCCGATGGGTGCAACACGGTCACCGACGCCAGTTGATGAGTGATCGGTGCGCCGGTGCGCGCATCGAGGGTGTGGGAATAACGCCGACCATCCTGCTGGAAATAATTACGATAGTCACCCGATGTGGACACACCGAAGCCGTCAACGTTGATGATTTTTTCCGCGACCTGCAGGTCATCCCGCGGCTCTTCAAGCGCAATGCGCCACGCCGAACCATCAGGTTTTCGCCCGGCCGCCTTGAGTTCGCCGGTGGCCTCGGCCAGGTAGCTGCGGATGCCCAGGGCAGCCAGGCGCTCGGCAATGCGGTCCACCGCATAGCCGGCGGCGATACTGTTGAAGTCAATTTCGACGGCGGCGTCCTTGCACAACTGCTGGCCATCGATACGCAGGTGTTGGTAGCCGACCTGCTCGCGGGCCTGGGCCAGGGTCGCGGCGTCGGGGACTTTGACCTGGCGAGCCTGGGGGCCGAAGCCCCACAGGTTGATCAGCGGCTCGACGGTCAGGTCAAAGGCACCGTCACTGGCCTGGGACAATTGCTCGCCGGTGCGCACCAGTTGCAGGATCGATGCGGGCATGGGCTGGCAACTGTGGGCCGGCAATTGATTGAAACGCTCGATATCGGAGTCACTGCGGTAGGTCGACATCTGCCGGTCGACGGTTTGCAGGATGCTTTCCACCTCGCGCTGGACCGCCTCCGGCCCCGGGGTAGCGGATGTCCTGACGTACTGGATTGAATACGTACTGCCCATGGTCGGGCCGCCAAAGTGCTCCAGCGCGTCGCCGCCACACCCTGCCAGCAGCACACATCCCCAAAAAATCGCCAGTTGCCTCAGGTTGTCCATAAAGCGCTTCGTCGTCCAAAATTGAATTAACCTGCAGGCAGTCACCCCTTCAGGACGGGCCATTATGCGGCATGTGTTGATCTGTT
This genomic window contains:
- a CDS encoding FAD:protein FMN transferase — its product is MDNLRQLAIFWGCVLLAGCGGDALEHFGGPTMGSTYSIQYVRTSATPGPEAVQREVESILQTVDRQMSTYRSDSDIERFNQLPAHSCQPMPASILQLVRTGEQLSQASDGAFDLTVEPLINLWGFGPQARQVKVPDAATLAQAREQVGYQHLRIDGQQLCKDAAVEIDFNSIAAGYAVDRIAERLAALGIRSYLAEATGELKAAGRKPDGSAWRIALEEPRDDLQVAEKIINVDGFGVSTSGDYRNYFQQDGRRYSHTLDARTGAPITHQLASVTVLHPSALMADGLSTLLLILGPQQGWDYAEQHQVAAFFVMREGDGFVTRSNSAFEQLTAVKP